The following proteins come from a genomic window of Ferrovibrio sp. MS7:
- the urtC gene encoding urea ABC transporter permease subunit UrtC has protein sequence MPKDELLQLAKPRPLLDTKGWAMFLGLGFILIVVVPLLNMLPSGNSALHLPDYLVPLLGKYACYAILALSLDLVWGYAGILSLGHGAFFALGGYCMGMYLMRQIGTRGVYGNAELPDFMVFLNWKELPWYWYGFDSFPFAMIMVILVPGILALVLGWFAFRSRVTGVYISIVTQAMTFALLLAFFRNDMGFGGNNGLTDFKDILGFPIQAPSTRIGLYVASVIALGICFLVCRFVTGSKLGRVLLAVRDAESRVRFFGYSVTNAKLVAFVLSAVLAGIAGALYVPQVGIINPGEFSPANSIEIAIWVAVGGRGTLYGAALGGVLINLVKTWLTGAAPDLWLFVLGALFIVSTLLFPKGVVGLAGQVKAWRAQRAAYQAAGGSKAASGKAGGE, from the coding sequence ATGCCTAAAGACGAATTGCTGCAACTCGCCAAGCCGCGCCCGCTGCTCGATACCAAGGGCTGGGCGATGTTCCTGGGCCTCGGCTTCATCCTCATCGTCGTGGTGCCGCTGCTCAACATGCTGCCCTCGGGCAATTCGGCGCTGCATCTGCCCGATTACCTGGTGCCGCTGCTCGGCAAATATGCCTGCTATGCCATCCTGGCCCTGAGCCTCGATCTGGTCTGGGGCTATGCCGGCATCCTCAGCCTGGGCCATGGTGCCTTCTTCGCGCTCGGCGGCTATTGCATGGGCATGTACCTGATGCGCCAGATCGGCACGCGCGGCGTTTATGGCAATGCCGAACTGCCGGATTTCATGGTGTTCCTGAACTGGAAGGAACTGCCGTGGTACTGGTATGGCTTCGACAGCTTCCCCTTCGCCATGATCATGGTGATCCTGGTGCCGGGTATCCTGGCCCTGGTGCTGGGCTGGTTCGCCTTCCGCAGCCGCGTCACCGGCGTCTATATCTCCATCGTCACCCAGGCGATGACCTTTGCCCTGCTGCTCGCCTTCTTCCGCAACGATATGGGCTTCGGCGGCAATAATGGCCTCACCGATTTCAAGGATATCCTCGGCTTCCCGATCCAGGCGCCGAGCACCCGCATCGGGCTTTATGTCGCTTCCGTCATTGCGCTTGGCATCTGCTTCCTGGTCTGCCGCTTCGTCACCGGCTCCAAGCTTGGCCGCGTGCTGCTGGCGGTGCGCGATGCGGAAAGCCGGGTGCGCTTCTTCGGCTATTCCGTCACCAATGCCAAGCTGGTCGCCTTCGTGCTCTCGGCGGTGCTGGCCGGCATTGCCGGCGCGCTCTATGTGCCGCAGGTCGGCATCATCAATCCGGGCGAATTCTCGCCGGCCAATTCCATCGAAATCGCCATCTGGGTGGCGGTGGGCGGTCGTGGCACGCTTTATGGCGCGGCGCTCGGCGGCGTGCTGATCAACCTGGTGAAAACCTGGCTCACGGGTGCGGCGCCTGATCTCTGGCTGTTTGTGCTCGGCGCGCTTTTCATCGTCTCGACCCTGCTGTTCCCCAAGGGCGTGGTCGGCCTGGCCGGCCAGGTCAAGGCCTGGCGGGCGCAGCGTGCCGCCTATCAGGCTGCTGGTGGCAGTAAGGCAGCCAGTGGAAAGGCAGGCGGGGAATGA
- the urtD gene encoding urea ABC transporter ATP-binding protein UrtD, whose amino-acid sequence MSAPLHNTPPLPKADVELKAGLGEGVTERPRVSDSQLYLDGVSVAFDGFKAINNLSLIVAPGELRTVIGPNGAGKTTMMDIITGKTKPDAGEVLFAGRVDLTKLDETAIANLGIGRKFQKPTVFEHLTVFENFELALKAPRGALRSMLSRLNSEAVDRIAWALNTVGLMGRVTDLGGDLSHGQKQWLEIGMLLVQDTQLILLDEPVAGMTDSETKQTAELILQLVGQRTLIVVEHDMEFVRDLGARVTVLHEGSVLAEGSLDTVQNDQRVIEVYLGR is encoded by the coding sequence ATGTCCGCGCCGCTGCATAACACGCCGCCGCTGCCGAAGGCTGATGTGGAACTCAAGGCCGGCCTAGGCGAAGGCGTCACCGAACGTCCGCGCGTTTCCGACAGCCAGCTCTATCTCGATGGTGTCTCGGTCGCCTTCGATGGCTTCAAGGCGATCAACAATCTCTCGCTGATCGTGGCGCCGGGCGAATTGCGCACGGTGATCGGCCCGAATGGCGCCGGCAAGACCACGATGATGGATATCATCACCGGCAAGACCAAGCCCGATGCCGGCGAGGTGCTGTTTGCCGGTCGCGTCGATCTGACCAAGCTGGATGAGACAGCGATTGCCAATCTCGGCATCGGCCGCAAGTTCCAGAAGCCGACCGTGTTCGAGCATCTCACCGTGTTCGAGAATTTCGAACTGGCGCTGAAGGCACCACGCGGTGCGCTGCGCAGCATGTTATCGCGGCTGAATTCCGAAGCTGTCGACCGCATCGCCTGGGCGCTCAACACCGTCGGCCTGATGGGCCGTGTCACCGATCTCGGCGGCGACTTGAGCCATGGTCAGAAGCAGTGGCTGGAAATCGGCATGCTGCTGGTGCAGGACACCCAGCTCATCCTGCTGGACGAGCCGGTGGCCGGCATGACCGATTCCGAAACCAAGCAGACCGCCGAGCTGATCCTGCAACTGGTGGGGCAGCGCACCCTGATCGTGGTCGAGCATGACATGGAATTCGTGCGCGATCTCGGCGCCCGCGTCACCGTGCTGCATGAAGGCAGCGTGCTGGCCGAGGGCAGCCTGGACACGGTGCAGAATGACCAGCGGGTCATCGAAGTTTACTTGGGGCGCTGA
- the urtE gene encoding urea ABC transporter ATP-binding subunit UrtE — translation MLQAEGLNLYYGASHALRDVSITAEPGKITCVLGRNGVGKTSLMRALVGRQPVRSGSIVWEGEDITKLKPHERARRGIAMVPQGREIFPRLTVQENLETGMAPLPRGQRKIDDEIYALFPILHDMRNRRGGDLSGGQQQQLAIGRALVTRPRLLLLDEPTEGIQPSIIKDIGRVIQELASRGTMAIVLVEQYFDFARALADRFLLLQRGEVMVSGGPEAMDGDDVRGYLTV, via the coding sequence ATGCTGCAGGCCGAAGGACTGAACCTCTATTACGGCGCATCGCACGCGCTGCGCGATGTTTCAATCACCGCTGAGCCGGGCAAGATCACCTGTGTGCTGGGCCGCAACGGCGTCGGCAAGACCTCGCTGATGCGCGCCCTGGTCGGGCGCCAGCCGGTGCGCTCGGGTAGCATCGTCTGGGAAGGCGAGGATATCACCAAGCTGAAGCCGCATGAGCGGGCGCGGCGCGGCATCGCCATGGTGCCGCAGGGCCGCGAAATCTTCCCGCGCCTGACGGTGCAGGAGAATCTGGAAACCGGGATGGCGCCGCTGCCGCGCGGCCAGCGCAAGATCGACGACGAGATCTATGCGCTGTTTCCCATCCTGCATGACATGCGAAATCGCCGGGGGGGCGATCTTTCGGGGGGCCAGCAGCAGCAGCTCGCGATCGGGCGGGCCTTGGTCACGCGACCGCGGCTGCTGCTGCTGGACGAACCCACCGAAGGCATCCAGCCCTCGATCATCAAGGATATCGGCCGGGTGATCCAGGAACTGGCCTCGCGCGGCACCATGGCCATCGTGCTGGTGGAGCAGTATTTCGACTTCGCCCGGGCGCTGGCCGACCGCTTCCTGCTGCTGCAGCGCGGCGAAGTGATGGTCTCGGGCGGCCCTGAGGCTATGGATGGCGACGACGTTCGCGGCTATCTTACCGTTTAG
- a CDS encoding urease subunit gamma, with the protein MNLTPREKDKLLVAMAAIVARRRLERGVKLNHPEAVALITDYVVEGARDGRSVAELMRDGAKVLSREQVMPGIPEMIHEIQVEATFPDGTKLVTVHQPIR; encoded by the coding sequence ATGAATCTCACGCCCCGCGAAAAGGACAAGCTGCTGGTGGCGATGGCCGCCATAGTGGCAAGGCGCCGGCTCGAACGCGGCGTCAAGCTCAACCACCCGGAAGCCGTGGCGCTGATCACCGATTACGTGGTCGAAGGCGCCCGTGATGGCCGCTCGGTCGCCGAACTGATGCGCGACGGCGCCAAGGTGCTGAGCCGCGAACAGGTGATGCCGGGCATCCCGGAAATGATCCACGAGATCCAGGTCGAGGCCACCTTCCCGGATGGCACCAAGCTGGTCACCGTGCACCAGCCGATCCGCTAA
- a CDS encoding urease subunit beta, producing the protein MIPGEVIPKAGEIELNAGRPTVTIDVANSGDRPIQVGSHYHFFETNPALKFDRTKAYGCRLDIPAGTAVRFEPGQTRQVQLVSFAGSREVFGFRGDVQGSLKGGA; encoded by the coding sequence ATGATCCCAGGCGAAGTGATCCCGAAGGCTGGCGAGATCGAGCTGAATGCCGGTCGCCCCACCGTCACCATCGACGTTGCCAATAGCGGCGACCGCCCGATCCAGGTCGGCAGCCACTACCATTTCTTCGAGACCAACCCGGCGCTGAAATTCGACCGCACCAAGGCCTATGGCTGCCGCCTCGACATTCCCGCCGGCACGGCGGTGCGTTTCGAGCCGGGCCAGACGCGGCAGGTGCAGCTTGTGTCCTTCGCCGGTTCGCGCGAGGTGTTCGGTTTCCGGGGCGATGTGCAAGGCAGTTTGAAGGGGGGCGCGTAA
- the ureC gene encoding urease subunit alpha: MANRISRAAYAGMYGPTVGDKVRLADTELFIEVEKDFTAQPPVAAGQKRTDGYSANVPLYGEEVKFGGGKVIRDGMGQSQRTRAEGAVDTVITNALILDHWGIVKADIGLKNGRIVGIGKAGNPDIQPGVDIIIGPGTEAIAGEGKIITAGGIDAHIHFICPQQIEEALFSGVTTMMGGGTGPAAGTSATTCTPGPWHLMRMLQAAEAFPMNLGFFGKGNASLPKALEEQILAGACGMKLHEDWGTTPAAIDNCLNVAEKFDVQVAIHTDTLNESGFVEDTIAAFKGRTIHAFHTEGAGGGHAPDIIRVAGMANVLPSSTNPTMPYTVNTVDEHLDMLMVCHHLDPRIPEDVAFADSRIRRETIAAEDILHDLGAFSMMSSDSQAMGRVGEVIIRTWQCADKMKRQRGRLKEESGDNDNFRAKRYIAKYTINVALAQGIAGHVGSVEVGKLADLVIWSPAFFGVKPDMVLKSGSIAAAPMGDPNASIPTPQPVHYRPMFAGFGRNLVQSSVLFVSQAGLDGGIAEKFGLSRPLLAVKDTRSVKKQDMVLNNYQPNIEVDTETYEVRADGELLTCEPATELPMAQRYFLF, encoded by the coding sequence ATGGCGAACCGCATTTCCCGCGCCGCTTATGCCGGCATGTATGGCCCCACGGTGGGCGACAAGGTGCGGCTCGCCGATACCGAATTGTTCATCGAGGTCGAGAAGGATTTCACCGCCCAGCCGCCGGTGGCCGCGGGCCAGAAACGCACCGATGGCTATTCCGCCAACGTGCCGCTCTATGGCGAGGAAGTGAAATTCGGCGGCGGCAAGGTGATCCGCGACGGCATGGGCCAGAGCCAGCGCACCCGCGCGGAAGGCGCTGTCGACACCGTGATCACCAATGCCCTGATCCTTGATCATTGGGGCATCGTGAAGGCCGATATCGGCCTCAAGAATGGCCGCATCGTCGGCATCGGCAAGGCCGGCAACCCCGATATCCAGCCCGGCGTCGATATCATCATCGGCCCCGGCACCGAGGCGATTGCCGGCGAAGGCAAGATCATTACTGCTGGCGGCATCGACGCCCATATCCATTTCATCTGCCCGCAGCAGATCGAGGAGGCTTTGTTCTCCGGCGTCACCACCATGATGGGCGGCGGCACCGGCCCGGCGGCAGGCACCTCGGCCACCACCTGCACCCCCGGCCCGTGGCACCTGATGCGCATGCTGCAGGCAGCCGAAGCCTTCCCGATGAATCTCGGCTTTTTCGGTAAGGGCAATGCCTCGCTGCCCAAGGCACTGGAGGAACAGATCCTGGCCGGCGCCTGCGGCATGAAGCTGCATGAGGATTGGGGCACCACGCCCGCCGCCATCGACAATTGCCTCAATGTCGCCGAGAAGTTCGATGTGCAGGTGGCGATCCACACCGATACGCTGAACGAATCCGGTTTCGTGGAAGACACCATCGCCGCCTTCAAGGGCCGCACCATTCATGCCTTCCACACCGAAGGTGCGGGCGGCGGCCATGCCCCGGATATCATCCGCGTCGCCGGCATGGCGAATGTGCTGCCAAGTTCCACCAACCCGACCATGCCCTACACGGTGAACACCGTGGACGAGCATCTCGACATGCTGATGGTCTGCCACCATCTCGATCCGCGCATCCCGGAGGACGTGGCCTTCGCCGATAGCCGCATCCGGCGCGAGACCATCGCGGCGGAAGACATCCTGCATGATCTCGGCGCCTTCTCGATGATGTCGTCCGACAGCCAGGCCATGGGCCGTGTCGGCGAAGTGATCATCCGCACCTGGCAATGCGCCGACAAGATGAAGCGCCAGCGCGGCCGCCTGAAGGAAGAGAGCGGCGACAACGACAATTTCCGCGCCAAACGCTACATCGCGAAATACACCATCAATGTCGCGCTGGCCCAGGGTATAGCTGGCCATGTTGGCTCGGTCGAAGTCGGCAAGCTCGCCGACCTGGTGATCTGGTCGCCGGCCTTCTTCGGCGTGAAGCCTGATATGGTGCTGAAATCCGGCTCGATTGCGGCGGCGCCGATGGGCGATCCCAATGCCTCGATCCCGACGCCGCAGCCGGTGCATTACCGCCCGATGTTTGCCGGCTTCGGCCGCAACCTGGTGCAGTCCAGCGTGCTGTTCGTCTCCCAGGCCGGCCTCGATGGTGGCATCGCGGAGAAGTTCGGTCTCAGCCGGCCGCTGCTGGCGGTGAAGGATACCCGCAGTGTCAAGAAGCAGGATATGGTGCTGAACAACTACCAGCCCAATATCGAGGTCGATACCGAGACCTACGAGGTGCGCGCCGATGGCGAGCTGCTGACCTGCGAACCGGCCACCGAACTGCCGATGGCGCAGCGTTATTTCCTGTTTTAG
- a CDS encoding urease accessory protein UreE — MDRTTEIAPAGAWPTPERRDSVTLPHHDRFRRRIRLTGDNGLDFLLDLPEARVLHHGEGLKLVGGGYVEVIAAREPLIEITAGPHVSIARLAWHLGNRHLPAEIQAERILIRDDHVIVEMLKGLGAAVRAVEAPFEPEGGAYGQHNHDPKHPFGHGSKYHQHADGSWHSHD, encoded by the coding sequence ATGGATCGAACCACCGAAATCGCGCCGGCCGGCGCCTGGCCGACGCCTGAGCGCCGCGACAGCGTCACCCTGCCGCATCATGACCGTTTCCGCCGCCGCATCCGGCTCACTGGCGATAATGGCCTGGATTTCCTGCTCGACCTGCCGGAAGCCCGCGTGCTGCATCATGGCGAGGGCCTGAAGCTCGTGGGCGGCGGCTATGTCGAGGTGATCGCGGCGCGCGAGCCGCTGATCGAGATCACCGCCGGGCCACATGTCTCCATCGCCCGCCTCGCCTGGCATCTCGGCAACCGCCATCTGCCCGCCGAAATCCAGGCCGAACGGATTCTGATTCGCGACGACCATGTCATCGTCGAGATGCTGAAGGGCCTCGGCGCCGCCGTGCGCGCCGTGGAAGCGCCGTTCGAGCCGGAAGGCGGCGCCTATGGCCAGCATAACCACGACCCCAAGCATCCCTTCGGCCATGGCTCGAAATACCACCAGCATGCCGATGGTAGCTGGCATTCTCATGATTAA
- a CDS encoding urease accessory protein UreF: MTETVDVSGAALYRLLAWLSPSYPIGAFSYSHGLEYAIHADLVRDRATLIPWLAHVLRHGAAWIDAVLLREAHALAAEPEKLDDLADLAAAWRGTAETALESGQQGGSFLTITRAAWPHPALEAFAARRGQRVIALPIALGLAAAVQGVPVAALLHGYLHGFAANLVSAAVRIIPLGQTDGQKALAALEPVVATAAAAALVQPLERLASAAPMVDWASMSHETQYTRLFRS; the protein is encoded by the coding sequence ATGACTGAGACCGTCGATGTGAGCGGCGCGGCACTCTACCGCCTGCTTGCCTGGCTCAGCCCGAGCTATCCGATCGGTGCCTTCAGCTACAGCCATGGCCTGGAATATGCCATTCACGCCGACCTGGTGCGCGACCGCGCCACACTGATTCCCTGGCTCGCCCATGTGCTGCGCCATGGCGCCGCCTGGATCGATGCCGTGCTGCTGCGCGAAGCGCATGCCCTGGCCGCCGAGCCTGAGAAGCTCGACGACCTCGCTGATCTCGCCGCCGCCTGGCGCGGCACGGCGGAAACCGCGCTGGAAAGCGGCCAGCAGGGCGGCTCCTTCCTCACCATCACCCGCGCCGCCTGGCCGCATCCCGCACTCGAGGCTTTCGCCGCCCGGCGCGGCCAGCGCGTCATCGCGCTCCCCATAGCGCTGGGCTTGGCCGCTGCCGTGCAAGGCGTGCCGGTGGCGGCCTTGCTGCATGGCTATCTGCATGGCTTCGCCGCCAATCTGGTTTCCGCCGCCGTGCGCATCATTCCGCTGGGCCAGACCGATGGCCAGAAGGCGCTGGCGGCGCTGGAGCCGGTGGTGGCCACCGCTGCCGCCGCTGCGCTGGTGCAGCCGCTGGAGCGATTGGCCAGTGCCGCGCCCATGGTAGACTGGGCGTCGATGAGTCACGAAACGCAGTATACGAGGTTGTTCAGATCATGA
- the ureG gene encoding urease accessory protein UreG, with protein sequence MTDNKNPLRVGIGGPVGSGKTALVERLCRHLRADWNIAVVTNDIYTKEDAEFLTRAGALDPERIAGVETGGCPHTAIREDASINLAAVADMQQRFPGLDVIFVESGGDNLAATFSPELADITIYVIDVSAGDKIPRKGGPGITRSDLLVINKTDLAPLVGASLEVMDRDARKMRGTRPFVFSNLKELKGVPEIAQFILKSGGLVQ encoded by the coding sequence ATGACCGACAATAAGAATCCTCTCCGCGTCGGCATCGGCGGCCCGGTCGGCTCCGGCAAGACCGCCCTGGTCGAGCGCCTCTGCCGCCATCTGCGCGCGGACTGGAATATCGCCGTTGTCACCAACGACATCTATACCAAGGAAGATGCCGAATTCCTCACCCGTGCCGGCGCGCTGGATCCGGAGCGCATCGCCGGTGTCGAAACCGGCGGCTGTCCCCACACGGCGATCCGCGAGGATGCCTCGATCAATCTCGCCGCCGTCGCCGACATGCAGCAGCGTTTCCCCGGCCTCGACGTGATCTTCGTTGAAAGCGGCGGCGACAATCTCGCTGCCACCTTCAGCCCGGAACTGGCCGATATCACCATCTATGTCATCGACGTTTCTGCCGGCGACAAGATTCCGCGCAAGGGCGGGCCCGGCATCACGCGCTCCGACCTGCTGGTGATCAACAAGACCGACCTGGCGCCGCTGGTCGGCGCCTCGCTTGAGGTAATGGACCGCGACGCCAGGAAGATGCGCGGCACCCGGCCCTTCGTGTTTTCCAACCTCAAGGAACTGAAGGGCGTGCCGGAAATCGCTCAGTTCATCCTGAAAAGCGGCGGCCTGGTGCAGTAG
- a CDS encoding DUF805 domain-containing protein, giving the protein MSKPVFSDLLTFSVRRNRKSYALAQLYIALPLFILICGIALVVKTNLQTIALLPLFILLLFICVVLTVQRLNDIGWSGWLGLGLLLLPIGFFLELALLLIPGEVGPNKYGPDPLEPPESPAA; this is encoded by the coding sequence ATGTCCAAACCGGTCTTCTCTGATCTGCTTACATTTTCCGTCCGGCGCAATCGAAAATCTTACGCGCTTGCGCAGCTGTATATTGCACTCCCGCTGTTTATTCTGATCTGTGGGATCGCGCTGGTCGTAAAAACGAATCTTCAGACTATTGCACTGCTGCCGCTTTTCATTCTGCTGCTGTTCATCTGTGTGGTTTTGACTGTGCAGCGTCTGAACGATATAGGTTGGTCTGGCTGGCTGGGTTTGGGGTTGCTTCTTTTGCCCATTGGCTTTTTTTTAGAACTTGCATTGCTGCTGATACCTGGGGAGGTTGGCCCGAACAAATACGGGCCCGATCCGCTGGAGCCGCCAGAGTCACCCGCCGCCTGA
- a CDS encoding DUF1272 domain-containing protein, translating into MLELRPNCECCGRDLAPDSADARICSFECTFCADCTTGTLSGHCPNCGGELLRRPIRPAEKLAKFPASTTRKVKPQGCAA; encoded by the coding sequence ATGCTTGAACTGCGCCCGAATTGCGAATGCTGTGGCCGTGACCTGGCCCCGGATTCTGCCGATGCCCGCATCTGCTCCTTCGAATGCACCTTCTGCGCCGATTGCACCACCGGCACGCTTTCGGGCCACTGCCCGAATTGCGGCGGTGAATTGCTGCGCCGCCCGATCCGTCCGGCCGAGAAGCTGGCGAAATTCCCCGCCAGCACCACGCGCAAGGTGAAGCCGCAAGGCTGCGCCGCCTGA